A DNA window from Candidatus Babeliales bacterium contains the following coding sequences:
- a CDS encoding type II toxin-antitoxin system death-on-curing family toxin — translation MKIKFLTLEDVKLIQINQINRYGGLHGLRDENLLDSAINYPRATFDQKYLHPDIYHMASSYMYAIIKNHPFLDGNKRTGLIVAILFLAYNDIFIDAQDDELFDLTVSMAQSKITESEAAIFFKQKSVKH, via the coding sequence ATGAAAATTAAATTTCTTACACTTGAAGACGTAAAATTGATTCAAATTAATCAAATCAATCGCTATGGCGGACTTCATGGATTACGAGATGAGAACTTACTAGATTCGGCAATTAACTATCCCCGTGCCACCTTCGATCAAAAATATCTACACCCTGATATTTATCACATGGCCTCAAGCTATATGTATGCAATTATAAAAAATCATCCATTCCTTGATGGCAATAAACGAACTGGTCTTATAGTTGCTATTCTTTTTTTGGCATACAACGATATTTTTATTGACGCTCAAGATGATGAACTATTTGATTTGACTGTTTCAATGGCTCAATCAAAAATTACTGAATCAGAAGCTGCTATTTTTTTTAAACAAAAATCGGTTAAACATTAA